The nucleotide window agtgtttcatgcaaaacacatgtgatacttgttcgatcaccgctattattgaattgtttcattcactacgacaccatGTGGCGtcagtataaacttgtagcttgcgctaatcatgatcgatcgtttcatgcaaaactatGTACATTCTTTGCTTGGCTAATCATttaaatagtcttaatgcaactatgtattaagacgatgatacaccaggttcggttgtatttcatttcggtgtatccttgcaacacgttgattttattcatttaatggttcaagagttgataaatcatttttatgattCTACTTATTTGAGTTTGTTGATTTCGAGTTTCACTTATACAACAACCAACGCTAGATTCCGTTGGTagtaaattctattgtttcaaaaattgatttgcagttagtgaacgttcatttggaattccattggttgaatttcctcttttgttgaaccccATAAACTTGGTCGCATTGGGGATAGTATCACTACGCTTCattcacttgacatcgatttctggaagaaactcagttgaaccattgggtttttattgatgcaaaatgtccttaCGTTCACGTAATCTGAATAAGTCTTAACTTGATTacgcggtcattcactttggtatttttcggacttacctgcgaaacgacacaactctgaggagataacatagacaaaatttcgaggacgaaatttttacaaaagggggagaatgtgacaaccggtgattaacggcttctaattacgcgatttgcgaacgtttaaggcgataattaatagtgtttaaggcacgaattaacCTAATTAGGCTTTAGtaatgcctaggaacgcctacTCGACTTTACAGTACGCGAACGATAATCTGCGGAGAAACTACGTAACgttaaacgataacgaactgaatccgtacaaaatactgaccacACCGACAAATACGAttttatatgtataatttaaaTCTATGGATTTTGTTTTGCGAAATTATCACACTTTCGAACGTCACAAAACACACACGTGAACGAGAAACGCGACTGCAGGAACGCACCGACAACCAATGACGAAACGGAAGCACCGGATTCGAATTTCGTCTCGATATTAATATATATTGATGTATTTAGCTTCAATTTAAAATTTTTCTATCCGTAATTGAAAACGGATCGAAAAGTGGATTTAAAAACGACAAACGGAACATTTCACGCGCTTTGACGCAACCGACAAAATACGCGTCAAACCTCAATTCCCGACGTATTTTTTTTGCATTCTCGACTTAACGTTATATTTTATGACAATTTACGACGCTCGGGTTCGAAAACGGGCTCCAGAAACATTCACGGGCCGCGCATAACATGAGAAGCGGGCTTGTGggcctgggcccaagcccacttgAAACTCTAGTATATATAACTAGTTATAAAGTCAAAAACCCTAATCCTACTTCACTTCACTAGCCGCATACATTGTTTATGTTCCCTCCCATCTTCTGTGCAACATCTTTCAAGGACACACAAATGAAATCAAGTCTTATCCATCCCCTTTCCACTCTCTCGTTCAATCTCCCTCGACACCCACATGTAAAACAAGATCCGGCAAGGCAGGTGGAGCAAGGCGGCAGCCGGCGGTGGCCAGTGGAGGGGTTTCCGACACCGTCGCCGCCGCTCACGACGGTGGTAGCATGGGACTTTAGCGGAGGTTCCGTTCCCGACGTGGTTGCACGTGTGTAGTCTCTCTCAAGATCTCCATTCTTCTCACACTCTTCTCTCCCTCTCACTAGGCTAACCGCCGACCACCACCCACTGGTGGCGGCGTCGCGGCTGACAACGGCGGTAGCCGCATCATCGGCGCATGACGGTGGTGGTGATTATTGTGGTACTTCAGATTTGACTAGCTGGGTTCGGTTCACACGCTGTTCAGGCTCGGTACGTTTCGAGATGCGGTTCTGCTCAGGTAACCTTTGGGAGTTTTAGGTTAGTTGGTTCAACTCAAGGACGGTTCGGGTTCCTCTCCGGTCAGTCTCAGTTTGGGTTCGAGGTCAACCTCAGTCAAAGGCGGTCAACAAGCGGGTATTGATATTCCGGTCAGATTCAAGTTTCAGGTTTGGTCAAACCTGGTCAACGGGTTGGGTCAGCGGCTTAGTCAAACAGGGTCAGGTTTCGGGTCAACATAAGTCAATGGGTTTGGGTCAAGCGGCTACGGTCAAAACTCAGTTACGGGTTCAGcagactcggtcaaaccgagtcgactcggtcaaacTGAGTCAATTCAATCAACAGacggtcaacagaagtcaacGAAAGACCCGGTAAAGTTGTTAGCGTAGCGGGTTAGTCTACGTTAGATTTTATTTAGTATACGCGAACCGAGTTCGACCCGACTAACTAACAGTTTTACATTTAGCGATTTTGTTTCATATTCGACGTTTTGATATATTTAACGTAAAATTTACATAATGTTTGTTGAgtgattgttgaattttgacaaataacgacaacttgagtTGTCGGGGTTTTTCGAAaaacaggggaaactctgtccgattttcgTTAAAAACCCGAGATACGAAACTTATTTTGTTATAAAAACAACGCCTTTTGAATTCAAGGCATTTTATACTAATAAATATAAAGTTATCTTTATGGTGACGGCGTTATAAGCTAACGAAACCCGATActcatttaaaataaatataatgtatatatttatttcgaatatCAATACTCCCGGACACTTTTGCAAATAAACATAAGGTATATTTATTTCGAACATTAATACTTCCGAACGGttttacaaataaatataatgtatatatatgtattccAAACATCAACATTTCCAAAcgattttataaaataaatataattattatatttatttcaacgtCTTTACTTCGTGAtactttataaaataaatataaccgTCTCGGAATTTGGGATTCACTTTTCAAACATTTAATATTTGGAAATTAGATAATATGAATATGATTATCTATATTTCTTTCCATCGCCTAGAATCCGAATTTTTACAAAGTgaatatatttgtttatattcgtttcaaacatcaagtttcaaatatagatatatgtatatatatttatctatttccatcctacgaaaactacaaTGGCATGTTACCGTATCATATACAACGTTTCGAATACGTATCATTATCGATCTACGCTTTCTATTCGCGACGACTAACACGCCttcatatacacacacatatataaatatatgtgaTTATATACATAATTGTATATATTTTCTAAAATACTCGAAAACTAAGTTGTTTTCGAGAATTAGTTTTATTCTGATTATCAATGGGATCAACTAACCATAGTTCGGTTATTTCAAAACAAAGTATTAACACCTTCGTAGAGTCGTCTTATTAatgactcggtagagctcggacacatagtttagctacgtttaaattAGAAAACTCATAAGTATTCATTCGTAGGAATGCTATAGTTGCACGCTAGTCAATTCACATTCTTGGAACGGCACTATGGAATCAcattaagctagctttgcacaggaatatctaggtgagttcataacccccactttttctaGTTTTAcgtttttataaatgttttcgggggtggaaagacatgcaagttttgcaaaaataaacaacttttcaatgaacgaaaactcatactTTTAAACCGTTttgcgaatggatttcaaggaacttaaacgGTTTACGAACactttatactaaacataccggttttacaaaacacacGCGTATTtacaaaacgtgcatgattttcctGACTAGAGACGGGAATGTCCTAGCTACAACAACAAGACTGGGTTTGTCTGCATACGCAAAATGAGACCacccagtgagttcatgtcccccttttcttttaaacgttttcggttttataactctcgggggggggggggaatacatgttacatggtatggttaagctatggaatgaattAGTAGATCACGTACGAATAGGCTGATACTTAAAGCACCGTTAATCTTGTTTAAGACCACGGAAcaaagggggtagatctatcgggtacagggcgagccccactcacgagTCCTTGTGTGACCACATGGAGTTTCCTTTGTTGCCCTCGCCGGGTGGACCGGTACTAAATCGCTTATgggttggtggcttcctatgtcgacacacatattaatgtcctagctACGCATTAATGATCAGCAtgttcattgacgctttacataccggaTTTCGATACCTAAACTTTTAAATgtctttaagattcatttgacacaaactcacaaatacatggttttacaaacattggtaacgttttcaacttatgtacaagtaagaggacgagttggtcATGTTTACAAAGAccctcgtgggctagactcacaactttcatatatcatgccgagaaaatgattttactagaTTTTCTCAataacttttaaaccggttatcaaaaagatttattttaaatcttttcaaaacaaactatgaactcgctcaactttatgttgactttttcgcatgttctttctcaggttgcattttcaaaactatggcacggttggaataggagaacccatgggaattcgagtacttagcggcgtttatttcctagaagtcttagcttatttgcttccgatgtgcaatgaagataccagtccagtcacgccagctctggtatttcggggtgtgacattgcatgtttattatatttaaaactcattttaattGCGAAAatggtattatcgtcatttacaAGCTCTGTACAAGAACTCAAGGTTAAGGTCAGTATATAATCTGACCCAACATCCCAATAAATCCTAAATATGATATCACAACAGTAGGTAAAGAGTTTTATAtcaaaattatgtttaaaacttGATTTGCATGCTACAGGGCATTTTAGTCCTTATAAAAGCATAATTTTCGAATAATCACATAACTTCAGTTTATGACCGGATTGTAAACATCAAAATATTCTAAATATGTTTACTATTCAGTACTTAGTCCATTTGCATGTTCATTTATATTAAAAACCTCATTTGTGGGCAAAAGGGCATATTAGTCAACATAAAGCATAACAACGGAAACATGAATCTAAACTCAGATTACTAAGTGACCAtgtaatataacctcagagggttatactacaacaTAATAAGGTCACAAAGGAACTCTAATATATAACGGAattaagctaattcgggtcagaactgaaagtcaaagcaaaagtcaagcttttgtgactttcggttacgaaccgagcttaaactcagaattgttgggttgaacatgtttagacatgttctaataatgtaccaagttattagagtgataaaacatgttttataacTTCTAAATTATcagttttaaatttatttaaaaactgactcgtttgacattttattttaattattttgacccgacaattaactaagtaaacgtggtaattaagaggtgcccttttaagggattaacacctacctaattacgatcacgtagccatattcgcctcgaacaatggctggaccgttTAGGTCTAAATCTAAAGTCAAAGCCGTTTAGTGGCAACTTTGACTTTCGGCTTTTAAAAGCATAAAAACCGAACTAGAGTGGCTAAGGACACTTACAACAGGTCCTAGCTCAAAGATTAGACTAAGGGGAGCTTCCTTTTTGATCTGGAACCTCTAAGAATGAGAAGAAGTGAGAAAATATGAGGTGCAAGTTCAAATGGCTTCATGAAGGTCCTATTTATACTAATCCAAGGAGTTCTAGGATGAAGCCAGGTGTCTAGGATCATCTACAGATCAATCCAGGTGTCCTAGAGGTAGTAAAAACCATCCAACAATCCCTGGTTTCGAGTTCTGAGCATGCATGGCGGTTTGTGTGGGCAACAAGGTTGTTAACATGCAGCTTCCAGTCTTTTTCGATACTGGGCGTTGGCTCGCGGCCCACGAGAGAAATGGGAGTgggcttcgcggcccgcgactcTCCTATGTCCAGGTTTAACAAGTTTCTAAAatggcagtttcagtccctggtTCTTATAACTTCATATATGTTTCATTCTAGACACTTCTGGCCCTTATAGTTAGTTTTTGATGATCTTGAAGGTTATAACAAACACCGTTAGGTTCCCGTTTAGCCAAAAGATGACCTGAAGGTGCCAGTCTTgctcgttgacgcttttaacccttcttctcgAAATCTTGCATAATTTATCATACAATGACACCAAAACTTTTCGTAATCAATACCGAGTATTCTCAAAAGTATAATTGGACATTACGAAGCCtctggttcgttaaaaggtcactcagaggtaagaattacatgttgacacttttaatccTTTTGTCTTATAAACTTTTGATTGTTTTCACAAATGGCTTCTCATGCCCAATAATTTACTGGTTTAAGAATACGAACGTCGTAtaaggtcattcagaggcataagtttagcatgttgacacttttagttcCTCCGCATACATCTTTTCACTGTtcgtcaactttagtccttcaaagtcaaactttttacatgtttagggtttaggacacgtgtcttcacATTATTGTACACGATTTTACGAGGTACTACCTCCGTCCCgttaaaagtgtcctattttaaattttcaaagtctttatttataaactttgactttaattatatattttttgtgtcatataaaacttgatgaaaattaacccgataaaaacacttgtaaaacacactcaaatcatataactttcatcaagtattatctaacacacacaaaattatttaaggtcaaagtttataaataaagactatgaaaattcaaaataagacacttttaatgggacaGAGGGAGTATTACAGATGAGATGATCAAGTCTCTGGACTCTTCTCCCTATAATATATTGCACCAAACCCTAGACAGCCATGTGACAGCTACGAGCCCATTGTAACGAGCTCATCTTTGAGACAACAAGCCCAGTTCCACATAAGAAAAAAGCCCAAATCCAAACCTCACAAACATAAAAGGAAAACATGTTAATAACCTTAACAACTTAAAATATAACACAAGGAAATGTAATTATGTAAGGGCACATTTATACTGGTATTTTAACAGTTATGAGTAGCAAGTTACTCTTTTGGTAGAAATATTCCTTATAAGTTACATGTGGTCATCATTAGCAACTTGTTTTTATCTGTAGTGGAATGTATTCGACCATAACTCTTTGTCAAAACCATTTTTTAACCTTTGTTATCATCAGCACTAACTCCAAATCAACATAATATTCATCATTAGTAGTAACCATCATCAATATTAGTTACTTAGGTTTTGGTAATTATCAGTTTTTAGGTGCTTACACCTAGTTATAATAATGATCTCTAGATCATTGCTCTGAATGATTTTAAAAGATGTGACCAAAAACATAACTTTAGGTTTGAATATGGTATATCCATGACTCTTAATGGGTGCGTCATGGTCTTGAATCTCCAAATTTCCAAGATTACCGTATCAATTTTGCTATTGGGCTAAGTTGGACTCTAATGTggttttttttgaaaggaaaatTTCATTCAAACGCACGGCAACCCTCAAAACCAAGGCCGCCAAAACCCAACAAACACTACATATTCACACCAATCTATCCAAGTGCACGAGAAACCTTTAAACCTACTATTACACCAAAGAAAACACGAAGCTTTTATGTTGCTAATAATATCTCCAATCTTCGCCTCTTCAATGTTGAAAACAACCCCGTTCCTCGCCTTCCATATGCACCAACACCCGATTCTAAGAATTCCTTTAAAGATTTCCTTTTTCTGCCCACTCAACTCGACATGCTCATGTATTTGGAGAAGATCCTTGAACTCGAAAAAGAACATCGGAACCACTTTGCACCACCTGTTAACATGGTTCCAAACCGACGTCGCCACCATACAAGACGTGAAGATATGGTCCACCGTCTCAATACCTTCACTGCAGAGCTTATAACTGTCGTCATCAATAGCTATATTCCGtttctttaaagcttccgctgtagCGATACTATTCAAGCTCGCTCTCCACACAAAAAAATTGCATTTGGCCGGGATCCATTTGCAAATCCAGACTTCAACACTCTCGTGATGAGTCCTACTACTTTCGAGAATATGTTTCACTGCCCCGATGCTGAAAGTCTCACCGGAGGACCCGATCCATTTCCAGGACTCTAATGTGGTTCATACTCAAGGTCCCAAATGTGAATTAGGCCGTGACTTTTGTGTTATGAGGATTTAATATGTTTTTCTCCTTTTTAACTTGGTAACTACTATTATTGATAATAACAAGTACCAATATAAGCATATTTGCTTCAAAATGTTTCATTGCCTTTAGTTTATTTCAAACAAACATCAAAATCATAAATGCCTAGAATCCCTAATGTTGATTTTGAATTCAAGTCCATTCTTGTTGCTAATTAAACTTGTTCCAACTTAATAGCCTAAGTGTTATGGGCTCACCAACGTCATTGGGTATTAAATACCATCCCTGGGGGCGTGACCAGGTCCACTGTTAACATATTCACGAGCATTGGGTGCATTGTGATAGTTGGGAATTGAGAATTTCAATGGGAAAGTAGACATTGGCTACTTAAACAAAAAAATATTCGCTTAAAATATATAGATTAAACAAACATTTGAACTTTTTATACCCACACAACACGCCATCTTCATCTTCTCCAATATTTCACTTGAGAAGGCTTGTTtagagaatcaacatgtgtttatCTCATTCGCTTTTGATACATTTGGTTCCCTAGCCCCATAGGCTGTGGAATTCCTAAACAGGGTTCAACGGGTTGTGAATACTGATCTCTcaacctttaagggtcgtttTGTCTTTAGCAGGATTGGTTTTGCAATTCAAAAGGGGGTTGcgacgcagcttgttgcccgtttacctgcCACTTGTTTGTAATTTGTTACTTTGGCACTTTGATGAAAATTGATATTagtgaaaaaaaatatatttcacTTTCAAACACTTTTTAATCAACCTTTAACTTTCACTATCAAGCCCTTCAATCGAATGACCCAAACAACACATTCTACCGGAACCAAATGTCAACCAAGATCCACAAAACAACCCGAACAACCTCTTCAATACTAgcttattcaaccaaaactatgtttATAACCCCTACTTGAAACTGACACATTCAACCAAGCCTAATGCTCGCAAGAAACAGCTTCCGAAACTCAAATGACACTAGAAATGGTTCGGTAACACAAAAGACCACCTcaaaaagaaaacacaaaaaaaaaaagaaaaaagaaaaaaaacaatagGATGTCGAGATAGCTGAAAATTTAATTGAAAGGTGGCCGAATTATGAAGAATTGCATTGTTAAGTGCTTGGCTCGACGTGTTCAAGGATTTGATGACATGTAATTAATTTTTAATTCTTAGAAAGGTTTATATTTTGTTTACATATTCTTTCTACAAATTACATTTTATTTCATGCTTATATTATTTTTTGAttaatttttttgttattttctaACAGGAGATAGTCAAGAGCTGAATTTTTtggatgatttttttttaaataaatctaTTTATTAAGACTAAGAGCAAATAAATtgatataataaataatattatactaaATAACATTTTGAGAAACTAAAAGATAGATAGCTTACAATGTTGTAGTAACAAAATTGGTGTAATTTTAAAGGGTAAATCATAAATGGTAGTTTTTAAATAGTGAATAGCCTCTAAAGAAACTATTGCAATTACAATGAGAATCATAAAATCCTCTAAATGTATCTAATACATTATCAAAACTCCGAAACCATTTTCAAACATTTATCGGCTTCAACATTCTTATATTTTTCATATTTTCCACAATTTATACATTTATTCTTACAACCACTTTATTTACTTTAATAACCAACTAGCTAGGTTTTCAtaattactttatttattatatatttagtttttatataaagttattactttttaaaagaaaaacatatttCTTATTCTAAACACTCAAACACCCCACTCCCGTTTGAAAGATTAGCGTGGGTAAGGATTCTAGGTGTTCCCATGCATTTGGCGGATAATGACGTGTTGAATAAAATTGCGAAACACTTTGGTAAGATTGTTCATGGTTCTCAATTGGAAACGGAGGACAGGAATTTGTCGGTTAGCTGCATAGGTTTATTGGTTGGCGAAGGGCATAGGATCCACGAGCAGGTTACCTTAAAGTGGAAGGATAAAATGTTCCGAGTTTGGATAGAGGAGGAGTTTAGTGACTGGGTTCCTGATTCTGTGGGGAAAGTGATTGTCCCTAGTCACAATGTGGAGTCCCCGGTGTCGAACCTGAATGGTGTATTCAGGAATAAGGTTAGCTCTGGTAACAGTGGAGATAAGTTTCAGTACGGTCCGGCCAGCCCTTACCCGAATATCAAAAAGATGGATGTAGAAGTTGAAAGGATTCAAGTCATTAATGATGGTGACATTCCTATCTCCTCCAACGTAAACCATAATAATAACTGCATTAAGGATGGCAGCTGTTTTAATATGTTTGGTGGGGCCCAAGAAGAAGGTGGTAGGTGAAAAGAAGGTGAAGAGGGCTCTTCAATCCCGAGGTTGGGTAAGTTGTCTAGGGTGGACCAAATAAGTCAGCCGCACGTGAGGAAGAAAAAGCCATTCAATCTTTTGAAGGACAAACATAAGCAGGCCCAAAAACCGCTGAGCCCAGGTTCCAATAATAGGCCCAAAAACGCTCAAGGGTGGAATTTGACAAACCGTTTGATCCTGTTCAATTTCAAGCCCAGCCTACTACGGACCTAGGTATTAATAAAGAGTACTACAACCCAGAGTTGGAGGAGCAGGTGCAGGTGAATGTCCAAGGTATCGATCTTAATGTGGATGCTAATTCGAAGAGCGATGACTGCGGGAGCTCTTCTGGGGAATTTTTGGTGGATGATACTCAGGTCAGAAGGCAGAATGACGAGGTTTGGTTTTATCGGATGAGATCGAAGAAACCTTTTGAATTGGGAGATTGTATGGCGTGAATCTCGAGGAACACAGCAAGTTGGTTCAGAAATCAATAGTTGAAGAAGGTAACAATGTGGTTTTTAAATGAATTTCATGTCTTTAAATGTGAGAAGGATTGGGGGGCCGATTAAAGAAGGTTGGGTTAAGgagttgaaaaataaaaataaggtgGATTTTGTGTTGCTTCAAGAAACGAAACATGAGTGTCTGGGTAGGATTAACTgtgagaaaatttggggtaataAGAATTTTGGTGTTGATGATGTGGTGGCGTCGGGgctgtcggggggggggggggggcttatATGTCTCTAGGACAAAAGAATGTTTGTGTTGTCTAGCTCTGTGAAAGACAGGAACTTCCTCTTAGTTAGTGGAATGCTTATTGGGTCTCAGGAGAAGATCAACATAACTAATGTTTATGTCCCTAAAAAAACTGTGGATAAGCTTGCCCTTCGGAATAAGATTAGAGAGGTTATGATCGGGGTTGAAGGGATGTGGGTTATTGCTGGCGACTTTAATGTGGTGCGGTTTCAGGAGGATAGgaaaaattcttgttttaaaaaTTCTTGTGCTAGAAATTTTAATGACTTCATTCATAATATGGACCTTTTGGAATACGAGCTAAAAGGAAGGAAATACACTTGTGTTAGGGATAATGGGAGGAAGCTGAGCAAAATTGACCGTTTCCTGTTGTGTTCGAATTTCTTTAATAAGTCGCCGGATGCTTGCTTGAGGGGTTTATCTTTTTCTCTTTTTGATCATTGCCCTTTGGTTCTCACAATTAATCATACGAattttggggcaaaaccgtttaGAGTTTTTAATTCATGGTTGGGGAAACGTGGGTATAGAGAGACGGTTGAGTCGGCGGTGAACTCGCAAGA belongs to Helianthus annuus cultivar XRQ/B chromosome 5, HanXRQr2.0-SUNRISE, whole genome shotgun sequence and includes:
- the LOC110943633 gene encoding uncharacterized protein LOC110943633, translated to MFVLSSSVKDRNFLLVSGMLIGSQEKINITNVYVPKKTVDKLALRNKIREVMIGVEGMWVIAGDFNVVRFQEDRKNSCFKNSCARNFNDFIHNMDLLEYELKGRKYTCVRDNGRKLSKIDRFLLCSNFFNKSPDACLRGLSFSLFDHCPLVLTINHTNFGAKPFRVFNSWLGKRGYRETVESAVNSQEDVSGPTDIRLMRKFNAVRAALKNWRLECIKKEGEIALKAEEELEVLANLMEVRELNEVKEWEFVENKKVLLNFESQKCEDMKQKSRTKWALDGDENTKFFHAHVNLRRASNLIPGLKLNGNWVTKPNRIKSEVMKFFRDRFKEEHRVRPNLVCENIKRLNQKEKDSLITPFLLDRFRDPKQSS